In Glandiceps talaboti chromosome 16, keGlaTala1.1, whole genome shotgun sequence, a single window of DNA contains:
- the LOC144447457 gene encoding HHIP-like protein 2 isoform X2: MTIEKRKNQLITKQLSKGEVSVNPSVSMIDSRRIRVTLLLFLVMRSTLEVSGHPQCLDYLPPYVDIHDLSFCTQYTDVGCCTKDIDEHLKRQYDEILSNTGTLSEICQEYVQTILCQECSPFSSHMYSLETTNSKTPLPGLCTDYCLDFYNECQHVIEYMVQESTILSAAQSSATDFCNLVAAIDVGYCYPDVLANNELGEQLTEAVENREGCLCVEEVASTLVMPIIATHAGDGSHRFFVVEQRGIVYIYDKNGTKYDEPFLDMSSYLHYSSGRAQGDERGLGGLAFHPQFKENGRVFVSYVTSRTSQKVDVGVFVTERRLAQGNKNKIDPDFERLLLHIPENTTIHNDGQLIFGPQDGYLYIFLGDGGKFKGSLGDPWGPKGNGQNPKSFPGSVLRIDVDHEEGGKPYAIPTDNPFVNNTVGLPEIFAYGFRSLWRSSIDIGDRHTSYGKGRIFSGDVGHRRYEEIDLVVKGGNYGWKGKEGYSCYDVDMCNDDLDDIEPLHVYDHSVGKAVIGGYVYRGCQSPNLAGQYFFGDYDRGKLFKLVENVENGTWEHHSICMGDNNICNNGLTGIYPRYLLSFGEDEAGEIYILTTARSYLNSNRGAVLKLVDPLRRGTPEGCQVVPIEQSTSTNEVTTTKVMLTTQATTSDDAKHITTDETTTAENTPTQVVLSSMLTDDETTTAENTPTQVVLSSGLTDVPIEQSTSTNEMTTTKVMLTTQARTSDDGKPITSDETSTAENAPTQVVLSSGMTGRRAQIQGIENHRLIMQERNAV, from the exons ATGACGATCGAGAAGCGTAAGAATCAGTTAATCACCAAGCAGCTTTCCAAAGGAGAAGTGAGTGTCAACCCAAGTGTCAGCATGATTGATTCCAGAAGAATACGGGTTACGCTCTTGCTATTTCTTGTGATGCGATCAACATTGGAGGTCTCTGGACATCCACAATGTCTGGATTATCTGCCCCCTTATGTCGACATACATGATTTATCATTTTGTACCCAATATACTGACGTTGGTTGCTGCACTAAGGACATCGACGAGCATCTAAAACGACAGTACGATGAAATACTTTCCAACACAGGAACACTTTCCGAAATTTGCCAGGAATATGTGCAAACAATATTGTGTCAGGAATGCTCACCCTTTTCATCTCATATGTATTCCTTGGAAACGACCAATTCGAAGACACCCTTGCCTGGATTGTGCACTGATTACTGTTTAGACTTTTATAATGAATGTCAACATGTAATAGAGTATATGGTACAAGAATCGACGATTTTGTCTGCTGCCCAAAGTTCTGCCACTGATTTCTGTAACCTCGTCGCTGCGATTGATGTTGGTTATTGCTATCCTGACGTTTTAGCCAATAACGAACTCGGTGAGCAACTGACAGAGGCAGTGGAAAATCGTGAGGGATGTCTGTGTGTTGAAGAAGTCGCAAGTACACTAGTAATGCCTATTATTGCTACACACGCTGGGGACGGCTCACATAGATTTTTCGTCGTAGAACAAAGAGGGATCGTGTACATATATGACAAAAACGGAACGAAGTATGACGAACCTTTCCTAGATATGTCAAGCTACCTTCACTATTCAAGTGGCCGAGCACAAGGTGATGAGCGTGGGTTGGGTGGTTTGGCATTCCATCCACAATTTAAAGAGAACGGACGCGTGTTTGTATCTTATGTAACAAGCAGAACGTCACAGAAGGTCGATGTAGGAGTTTTTGTCACCGAACGGAGGTTGGCACAgggtaataaaaataaaatagatcCAGATTTTGAGAGGTTGTTGTTGCATATACCAGAAAACACCACAATCCATAATGACGGGCAGCTCATCTTCGGACCTCAAGACGGCTATCTGTACATTTTTCTTGGTGATGGCGGAAAGTTTAAAGGTTCACTTGGAGATCCATGGGGACCAAAAGGAAATGGACAAAATCC GAAATCTTTCCCTGGGTCTGTTCTTCGCATAGACGTGGACCATGAGGAAGGTGGTAAACCATATGCAATACCCACAGATAACCCATTCGTGAACAATACCGTCGGACTTcctgaaatatttgcatatggcTTTCGTAGTTTGTGGAGAAGTTCCATCGATATTGGTGATAGACATACTTCCTATGGCAAGGGGAGAATTTTCTCCGGTGATGTGGGCCACCGACGGTATGAAGAAATTGACCTAGTTGTCAAGGGTGGTAACTACGGTTGGAAAGGAAAGGAGGGTTACAGTTGTTATGACGTCGATATGTGTAATGATGACCTCGATG ACATTGAGCCACTGCATGTATACGACCACTCAGTAGGGAAGGCAGTGATTGGTGGTTATGTTTACCGTGGTTGTCAGTCTCCTAATTTAGCTGGACAGTATTTCTTCGGTGATTACGACAGAGG aaaattattcaaattagtggAAAACGTCGAAAATGGTACGTGGGAACACCATAGCATTTGTATGGGAGATAACAACATATGCAATAATGGTCTTACCGGAATTTATCCAAGATATTTATTGTCCTTCGGAGAAGACGAAGCTG GTGAAATATATATTCTCACCACAGCACGGTCATATTTGAATTCAAACAGAGGGGCAGTGCTGAAACTGGTTGATCCATTGAG ACGAGGAACACCAGAAGGATGTCAAG TTGTGCCAATTGAGCAGTCCACATCAACAAATGAAGTGACAACCACCAAAGTTATGTTAACTACTCAAGCAACGACCTCAG aCGATGCGAAACATATCACTACTGATGAAACAACTACGGCAGAAAACACACCAACACAAGTCGTTTTGTCTTCGATGCTGACAG ACGACGAAACAACTACGGCAGAAAACACACCAACACAAGTCGTTTTGTCTTCGGGGCTGACAG ATGTCCCAATTGAGCAGTccacatcaacaaatgaaatgaCAACCACCAAAGTTATGTTGACTACTCAAGCAAGGACCTCAG ACGATGGGAAACCTATCACTAGTGATGAAACAAGTACGGCAGAAAACGCACCAACACAAGTCGTTTTGTCTTCTGGAATGACAG GACGACGAGCTCAAATACAAGGAATAGAAAATCACAGACTAATCATGCAAGAAAGGAATGCAGTTTAA
- the LOC144447094 gene encoding HHIP-like protein 1, protein MVQEPTILSAAQSSVTDFCNLVAAIDVGYCYPDVLANNELGEQLTGAVENREGCLCVEKVASKLVMPIIATHAGDGSHRFFVGEQRGIVYIYDKNGTKYDEPFLDMSNYLHYSSGRAKGDERGLGGLAFHPQFKENGRVFVSYVTSRTPQGVDVGVFVTERRLAQGNKNKIDPDFERLLLHIPENTTIHNDGQLIFGPQDGYLYIFLGDGGKFKGSPGDPWGPKGNGQNLKTFPGSVLRIDVDHEEGGKPYAIREQIHRTS, encoded by the exons ATGGTACAAGAACCGACGATTTTGTCTGCTGCCCAAAGTTCTGTCACTGACTTTTGTAACCTCGTCGCTGCAATTGATGTTGGTTATTGCTATCCTGACGTTTTAGCCAATAACGAGCTCGGTGAGCAACTGACAGGGGCAGTTGAAAATCGtgagggatgtttgtgtgttgaGAAAGTAGCAAGTAAACTAGTAATGCCTATTATTGCCACACACGCTGGGGACGGCTCACATAGATTTTTCGTAGGAGAACAAAGAGGGATCGTGTACATATATGACAAAAACGGAACGAAGTATGACGAACCTTTCCTAGATATGTCAAACTACCTTCACTATTCAAGTGGCCGAGCAAAAGGTGATGAACGTGGGTTGGGTGGTTTGGCATTCCATCCACAATTTAAAGAGAACGGGCGCGTGTTTGTATCTTATGTAACAAGCAGAACGCCACAGGGGGTCGATGTAGGAGTTTTTGTCACCGAACGGAGGTTGGCACAgggtaataaaaataaaatagatcCAGATTTTGAGAGGTTGTTGTTGCATATACCAGAAAACACCACAATCCATAATGACGGGCAGCTCATCTTCGGACCTCAAGACGGCTATCTATACATCTTTCTTGGTGATGGCGGAAAGTTTAAAGGTTCACCTGGCGATCCATGGGGACCAAAAGGAAATGGACAAAATct GAAAACTTTCCCCGGATCTGTTCTTCGCATAGACGTTGACCACGAGGAAGGTGGTAAACCATATGCAATACGTGAACAAATCCACCGGACTTcctga
- the LOC144447093 gene encoding HHIP-like protein 2 translates to MVQEPTILSAAQSSVTDFCNLVAAIDVGYCYPDVLANNELGEQLTEAVENREGCLCVEKVASKLVMPIIATHAGDGSHRFFVGEQRGIVYIYDKNGTKYDEPFLDMSNYLHYSSGRAKGDERGLGGLAFHPQFKENGRVFVSYVTSRTPQGVDVGVFVTERRLAQGNKNKIDPDFERLLLHIPENTTIHNDGQLIFGPQDGYLYIFLGDGGKFKGSPGDPWGPKGNGQNLKTFPGSVLRIDVDHEEGGKPYAIPTDNPFVNKSTGLPEIFAYGFRSLWRSSIDRGDRHTSYGKGRIFSGDVGHQSYEEIDLVVKGGNYGWKGKEGYSCYDVDMCNEDLDVSLRDIVIDWPKSGDSSFNLVFHPGGWLIKFICFVDYT, encoded by the exons ATGGTACAAGAACCGACGATTTTGTCTGCTGCCCAAAGTTCTGTCACTGACTTTTGTAACCTCGTCGCTGCAATTGATGTTGGTTATTGCTATCCTGACGTTTTAGCCAATAACGAGCTCGGTGAGCAACTGACAGAGGCAGTTGAAAATCGtgagggatgtttgtgtgttgaGAAAGTAGCAAGTAAACTAGTAATGCCTATTATTGCTACACACGCTGGGGACGGCTCACATAGATTTTTCGTAGGAGAACAAAGAGGGATCGTGTACATATATGACAAAAACGGAACGAAGTATGACGAACCTTTCCTAGATATGTCAAACTACCTTCACTATTCAAGTGGCCGAGCAAAAGGTGATGAACGTGGGTTGGGTGGTTTGGCATTCCATCCACAATTTAAAGAGAACGGGCGCGTGTTTGTATCTTATGTAACAAGCAGAACGCCACAGGGGGTCGATGTAGGAGTTTTTGTCACCGAACGGAGGTTGGCACAGggcaataaaaataaaatagatcCAGATTTTGAGAGGTTGTTGTTGCATATACCAGAAAACACCACAATCCATAATGACGGGCAGCTCATCTTCGGACCTCAAGACGGCTATCTATACATCTTTCTTGGTGATGGCGGAAAGTTTAAAGGTTCACCTGGCGATCCATGGGGACCAAAAGGAAATGGACAAAATct GAAAACTTTCCCCGGATCTGTTCTTCGCATAGACGTTGACCACGAGGAAGGTGGTAAACCATATGCAATACCCACAGATAACCCATTCGTGAACAAATCCACCGGACTTcctgaaatatttgcatatggcTTTCGTAGTTTATGGAGAAGTTCCATCGATAGGGGTGATAGACATACTTCGTATGGCAAGGGGAGAATTTTCTCCGGCGATGTAGGTCATCAAAGTTATGAAGAAATTGACCTAGTTGTCAAGGGTGGTAACTACGGTTGGAAAGGAAAGGAGGGTTACAGTTGTTATGACGTCGATATGTGTAATGAGGACCTCGATG TTTCACTTCGAGATATTGTTATTGACTGGCCAAAATCGGGTGACAGCTCATTCAATCTTGTATTTCACCCAGGAGGTTGGCTgatcaaatttatttgtttcGTTGACTATACATGA
- the LOC144447457 gene encoding HHIP-like protein 2 isoform X1: MTIEKRKNQLITKQLSKGEVSVNPSVSMIDSRRIRVTLLLFLVMRSTLEVSGHPQCLDYLPPYVDIHDLSFCTQYTDVGCCTKDIDEHLKRQYDEILSNTGTLSEICQEYVQTILCQECSPFSSHMYSLETTNSKTPLPGLCTDYCLDFYNECQHVIEYMVQESTILSAAQSSATDFCNLVAAIDVGYCYPDVLANNELGEQLTEAVENREGCLCVEEVASTLVMPIIATHAGDGSHRFFVVEQRGIVYIYDKNGTKYDEPFLDMSSYLHYSSGRAQGDERGLGGLAFHPQFKENGRVFVSYVTSRTSQKVDVGVFVTERRLAQGNKNKIDPDFERLLLHIPENTTIHNDGQLIFGPQDGYLYIFLGDGGKFKGSLGDPWGPKGNGQNPKSFPGSVLRIDVDHEEGGKPYAIPTDNPFVNNTVGLPEIFAYGFRSLWRSSIDIGDRHTSYGKGRIFSGDVGHRRYEEIDLVVKGGNYGWKGKEGYSCYDVDMCNDDLDDIEPLHVYDHSVGKAVIGGYVYRGCQSPNLAGQYFFGDYDRGKLFKLVENVENGTWEHHSICMGDNNICNNGLTGIYPRYLLSFGEDEAGEIYILTTARSYLNSNRGAVLKLVDPLRRGTPEGCQVVPIEQSTSTNEVTTTKVMLTTQATTSDDAKHITTDETTTAENTPTQVVLSSMLTDDETTTAENTPTQVVLSSGLTDVPIEQSTSTNEMTTTKVMLTTQARTSDDGKPITSDETSTAENAPTQVVLSSGMTGLTKVTITAIVTIVSTVVLLFSLLLYMLYRDVSTTKCIKERAQKENQNYLNMVRGGFIMAYDASVPIEDDELKYKE; encoded by the exons ATGACGATCGAGAAGCGTAAGAATCAGTTAATCACCAAGCAGCTTTCCAAAGGAGAAGTGAGTGTCAACCCAAGTGTCAGCATGATTGATTCCAGAAGAATACGGGTTACGCTCTTGCTATTTCTTGTGATGCGATCAACATTGGAGGTCTCTGGACATCCACAATGTCTGGATTATCTGCCCCCTTATGTCGACATACATGATTTATCATTTTGTACCCAATATACTGACGTTGGTTGCTGCACTAAGGACATCGACGAGCATCTAAAACGACAGTACGATGAAATACTTTCCAACACAGGAACACTTTCCGAAATTTGCCAGGAATATGTGCAAACAATATTGTGTCAGGAATGCTCACCCTTTTCATCTCATATGTATTCCTTGGAAACGACCAATTCGAAGACACCCTTGCCTGGATTGTGCACTGATTACTGTTTAGACTTTTATAATGAATGTCAACATGTAATAGAGTATATGGTACAAGAATCGACGATTTTGTCTGCTGCCCAAAGTTCTGCCACTGATTTCTGTAACCTCGTCGCTGCGATTGATGTTGGTTATTGCTATCCTGACGTTTTAGCCAATAACGAACTCGGTGAGCAACTGACAGAGGCAGTGGAAAATCGTGAGGGATGTCTGTGTGTTGAAGAAGTCGCAAGTACACTAGTAATGCCTATTATTGCTACACACGCTGGGGACGGCTCACATAGATTTTTCGTCGTAGAACAAAGAGGGATCGTGTACATATATGACAAAAACGGAACGAAGTATGACGAACCTTTCCTAGATATGTCAAGCTACCTTCACTATTCAAGTGGCCGAGCACAAGGTGATGAGCGTGGGTTGGGTGGTTTGGCATTCCATCCACAATTTAAAGAGAACGGACGCGTGTTTGTATCTTATGTAACAAGCAGAACGTCACAGAAGGTCGATGTAGGAGTTTTTGTCACCGAACGGAGGTTGGCACAgggtaataaaaataaaatagatcCAGATTTTGAGAGGTTGTTGTTGCATATACCAGAAAACACCACAATCCATAATGACGGGCAGCTCATCTTCGGACCTCAAGACGGCTATCTGTACATTTTTCTTGGTGATGGCGGAAAGTTTAAAGGTTCACTTGGAGATCCATGGGGACCAAAAGGAAATGGACAAAATCC GAAATCTTTCCCTGGGTCTGTTCTTCGCATAGACGTGGACCATGAGGAAGGTGGTAAACCATATGCAATACCCACAGATAACCCATTCGTGAACAATACCGTCGGACTTcctgaaatatttgcatatggcTTTCGTAGTTTGTGGAGAAGTTCCATCGATATTGGTGATAGACATACTTCCTATGGCAAGGGGAGAATTTTCTCCGGTGATGTGGGCCACCGACGGTATGAAGAAATTGACCTAGTTGTCAAGGGTGGTAACTACGGTTGGAAAGGAAAGGAGGGTTACAGTTGTTATGACGTCGATATGTGTAATGATGACCTCGATG ACATTGAGCCACTGCATGTATACGACCACTCAGTAGGGAAGGCAGTGATTGGTGGTTATGTTTACCGTGGTTGTCAGTCTCCTAATTTAGCTGGACAGTATTTCTTCGGTGATTACGACAGAGG aaaattattcaaattagtggAAAACGTCGAAAATGGTACGTGGGAACACCATAGCATTTGTATGGGAGATAACAACATATGCAATAATGGTCTTACCGGAATTTATCCAAGATATTTATTGTCCTTCGGAGAAGACGAAGCTG GTGAAATATATATTCTCACCACAGCACGGTCATATTTGAATTCAAACAGAGGGGCAGTGCTGAAACTGGTTGATCCATTGAG ACGAGGAACACCAGAAGGATGTCAAG TTGTGCCAATTGAGCAGTCCACATCAACAAATGAAGTGACAACCACCAAAGTTATGTTAACTACTCAAGCAACGACCTCAG aCGATGCGAAACATATCACTACTGATGAAACAACTACGGCAGAAAACACACCAACACAAGTCGTTTTGTCTTCGATGCTGACAG ACGACGAAACAACTACGGCAGAAAACACACCAACACAAGTCGTTTTGTCTTCGGGGCTGACAG ATGTCCCAATTGAGCAGTccacatcaacaaatgaaatgaCAACCACCAAAGTTATGTTGACTACTCAAGCAAGGACCTCAG ACGATGGGAAACCTATCACTAGTGATGAAACAAGTACGGCAGAAAACGCACCAACACAAGTCGTTTTGTCTTCTGGAATGACAG GCTTAACAAAGGTGACTATAACTGCTATTGTGACTATTGTATCTACTGTGGTGCTACTATTTTCACTACTATTGTACATGCTGTACCGGGATGTTTCAACTACAAAGTGCATCAAGGAAAGGGCACAAAAAGAAAACCAGAATTATCTCAACATGGTCAGGGGAGGATTTATCATGGCGTATGATGCATCAGTACCCATAGAG GACGACGAGCTCAAATACAAGGAATAG